The following DNA comes from Picosynechococcus sp. PCC 7003.
CTTATTCACTTATTCAGGCCATGGGCGATTACAAATCGCGGGTATTGGATTTTTGTCAGTTGACAGCAAGTTTTACCCTTAAGTTTGGGACGACGCTAGAGAATATAGGCAAGACCCAGGATCTTTGGTAGGCTTAGTATCGCTTTAAAACTCTATGCTTTAACTATATATACTAACTATGCGTACTCATTACTGCGGGGATTTGCGCTCCGAGCACATTGACCAGACCGTAACCCTGTATGGCTGGGTCGATCGCCGTCGGGATCACGGTGGCGTAATTTTTATTGATCTGCGCGATCGCACGGGCATTGTCCAGATTGTCAGTGACCCCCAGCGAACCCCAGATTCCTACAATGATGCCGATGCTAGCCGCAGTGAGTATGTCGTAAAAATTGTCGGGAAAGTCAGCGCCCGCCAAGAAGGGGCGAAAAATCCTAAATTACCCACTGGCGAAGTGGAGATCTACGCTGACACCATCGAGATCCTAAATAGCGTCCACAAGCAGCTCCCGATCCTCATTTCCAGCAGTGCCGACGGCGATCAGGTCAAAGAAGACCTCCGGCTAAAATATCGCTACCTTGACCTGCGGCGGGAAACCATGGCGAAAAACCTCCAACTGCGCCACACCGTCGTCAAATCGATGCGTCGCTTCCTGGAAGACGATGAAAACTTCATGGAGGTGGAAACACCAATCCTGACCCGGTCTACCCCCGAAGGGGCACGGGATTATCTGGTGCCGTCCCGTGTGAACCCAGGGGATTGGTATGCTCTGCCCCAGTCGCCCCAGCTTTTTAAACAATTGCTAATGGTGGCTGGCTGCGATCGCTACTACCAAATTGCCCGCTGCTTCCGGGACGAAGACCTCCGGGCCGACCGCCAACCGGAATTTACCCAGTTGGATATGGAAATGAGCTTCATGTCCTTCGACGAAATCATTGACCTCAACGAACGCTTAATCTGTCGTATTTTCCAGGATGCCCAGGGCATTGAACTTGAGCGTCCCTTCCCACGCATCACCTACGCCGAATCCATGGAGAAATATGGCTGCGATCGCCCCGATACGCGCTTTGGTCTAGAGCTTGTCAATGTCTCCGATATCGTTGCGGACATGGGCTTTAAAGTCTTTTCTGGAGCCGTCAAGAGCGGTGGCCAAGTGAAAGTCTTACCAATTCCTAACGGAAACGATGCCATTTCCAATGTGCGCATCAAGCCCGGTGGTGATCTGTTTAATGCCGCCGTCGAAATGGGGGCCAAAGGGCTTGCCTTTATTCGGGTGCGGGAAGACGGGGCGATCGATACCATCGGTGCGATTAAAGACAATCTCAGTGACGCCCAAAAACAAGAACTCCTCCGCCGCACCGGAGCCGAAGCCGGCACGCTTTTACTGTTTGGGGCAGGGGCAACGGATATTGTGAATAAGTCTCTCGACCGGGTGCGACAGTTGGTCGGCGCTGAGATGGGTCTGATTAACGAAAATCAACTCAATTTTGTTTGGGTGACGGATTTTCCGATGTTTGAATATAATAGCGACGAAAAACGCCTCGAAGCTTTACATCACCCCTTCACTGCACCGAATCCAGACGACCTAAAGGATCTAGCAACGGCCCGCGCCCTCGCCTATGACCTGGTGTTAAATGGCATTGAAATCGGTGGCGGCAGTCTACGAATTTACCAGCGGGAAGTCCAAGAAAAAGTCTTCCAGACCATTGGTTTGTCAGAAACCGAGGCCCAAGAAAAGTTTGGTTTTCTGCTCGAAGCCTTTGAATATGGCACTCCTCCCCATGGCGGGATTGCTTACGGTTTAGACCGTTTGGTGATGCTCATGGCCCAGGAGGATTCCATTCGCGATGTGATTGCCTTCCCGAAAACACAACAGGCAAGCTGTCTATTGACCGATGCACCAGCAGAGGTTGATCAAAAGCAACTGAAGGAACTCTTTGTTGCTTCTACAGCACCGGAAAAGGACTAGACGATTAACCTTTAAAGACAACCGAAAATCATTGTTGTTAAAAAAAAGAATTGGGGGGATGATGGCGCAATTTTTGCGATCGCCCCTCTTTTTTTATGTTTCAAATCGTTTGGGAAAGCGAGGACGTTCTCAGATTCAGGACAGGGAATGGTCTTGGGGGCCGAACATCATGTGAATCGCCATGGTGGGTTTACCCCGTTGGTGGTATTTCCCCGCCCAGTGTCGCATGAATTCATGTAGTTCTGTCTGGGCCTGGGACAAGTCAGCGGGGGCAATGTTGAGGGATTCAAAGATCCGCATGACGTTGTGCTGTTGCTTTGTCCAGGCGTGGCTAAGGCGCAAAAAGTGGGCGGCATCTTCGAGGAGGGAATGGGGGGCTTTTGTTGGGCTGTCGGGGCCGCCATAGGTGGGACTCAAGAGGATGTAATAGGGCATCCCCCAGGGGTTATCGAGGCGCATCACGGTCTCGGCGTGGAGCAAGCGGCGTTTGATATGTTCGGCGAGGGCTTCACTGAGGGGCAATGGGCGATCGCCTGGGGAGTTTTCTTGGGCCTGTTGGTGCAAAAAAGCAATGAGGTCGGCAAATTCGGCGGAGGAAATCCCCTGGGCTGTCGGCAGATCTGGGGGCAGTTTCGCCTCTAGGTAGGTCTGTTGCTCTTCGCTGAGGCGATCGCCCGTTAACCGAGGTTGGGAGCGATGCCAAGGATATTGCCCTAACCAAACCTGGGGTAACTCGGTCAGATAGGTCGGTTCCTGGAAAGCAGCATGCTGCAACCCTTGGCCCGTCTGGAGACCCTGTTCAATTTCTTGGACAATGGCTTTCACCCGTTTGGGTTCGATATGGTGCAGGTGACCAGTCATGCGCAGATTCCCCCCCTGTTCCACATAGGTGGTATAGACCGCACATTTGGCCGCCGTGGCCGCCGCACCTAAAAAAGCACCGTGACGATAACTGCTTTGACGGAGCGCAAAAAAAGCCAAGGATAATAACACCTGATCAAAGGCACTCGGGTTCAGGGCTTGGAGCAGTTCTCGCTCCGGTTGTGCCATCGACGAAAAAGCCCCAGCGGAATTGGTCAATTTTCAGATTTCCCCAAACGAATCAACTGGCGGAATGCAATCGTAATAGTCAAGTTTCGATGAACCCTTTAGGGGCTAAATTCTACTCGGCTTTCAGGTCATTAACTGGGGTTAATCCCTCGAAAACGGAAAAATCCGGCATCTCGCTGAACTTGATTCCATCGATTACGGTTGACGATCCCTGCTAAAAATCTAATGTTTATTGATGCACTAAATACATCCGCCAATATGCGCAAAAAGATGAAACTCAAGTTTCCCAAAGACGGCGGCGCGGTTTTCCGTTCAAGCGCTGGTGTGCCTCCTGGAGCAGTTGAGGGATAGGCAGTTGGCTGGGACAACGGGGTAGACAATCACCACATTCGGTACAGGCATTACCTTTTTTCCCAGGGAACCAATGGCCCGCATTTTCGAGCATTTGATAGCGGTATTCGCCGTAGCTTTGCATATCGTAGGCGATCGCCAAATTCCTGAGGCGGAGAATTTCGGGGATCGCAATTGCTTCAGGGCAAGGTAAGCAAGCGTAACATTGGTGGCATTCTGTCCCCTGGAGACGTTGGTGTTGATACTGGCTCAGGCTTGTGAGGCGCTGTTGCTCCTGGGAAGTGAGGGGCTGATCTTGGTCAACGAGGGGCACCAGAACAGCCAATTCGCTAGGATTGGCCGCCCCAAAGCTGAGGGTTGTAATGCGGCGATCGCCTAACAAAAAACGGTAGGTGAGTTCTAAAGGTGTGTCCGGTTGGCAGAGGGTCTGGAGGGTTTGGGGCGGGGTGAACAGTTGGCCTCCTTTATCGCCAGGGGAAATGATAAAAATCCCTAAATCCTTTGCCGCAGCAAGGGCGATCGCCTCGGCATTACGCTGAAAAAAATAGTAGTAATGGAGGTTAACAAATTCAAAATAACCCGTTTCAATGGCCTTGAGGATCAACGCCAGGGGGCCGTGGGTGGAAAAACCAAGGTGGCGAAATTTGCCTTGCCGTTGCAATTGTTGGAGCGGCCCTAGACCTGTCTCTAAAAACCACTGGAGATGTTCCGGTGTATTGATGCCGTGGATCGCCAAGCAGTCTAAATAATCGGTGCCTAAATTTTCCAAGGAAGCCGTGATGGTTCGCTCAATTTCCGCTGCTGCCCCCTTGGGTAATAGTTTGCTGGTGAAGAAAAATTTCGACCGGGGTAGACCCAACTCCCGAAAGGCTTGTCCTAACAGACGCTCACTCGTCCCGTAGCTCGGTGCCGTTTCAAAATGATTAATCCCCAACTGCCAAGCCCGCTGTAGCGTTGCCGTCATGGTTTCGCTGCTGTCTAAGGCCCGCATTGTTCCCAGGGAAAAAATCGAGATGTCTAGTTCTGTTTTCCCAAACCGTCGGTAACGCATGGTGATCGTGACTGGCGCGGTGCCTAGTCCTCTTGGATCGCCGCCATCAAGGATTCAGTAATATTGACGCCCCGGCGATCGCCCCGTTGTTGGTAGAGATCCCGCGCCATTTCGAGGGCTTCGAGGGCTTCACGGGAACGACGTCGCCCCTGGAGAGCTACCGCAAAATTGTAAAAGGCCGCCGGATCCGTGGGGGATAATTCTGTCAGGGCGCGGTAGGCAATAATCGCATTGATATAATCTTTGGTCTTCATTGCCGCCGACCCGTACAGCGCAAAAGCTTCGCGGGATTGGGGATCGACAAAACTGGCCTGTTCATAGGCGGCGATCGCCTGGGGGATTAAATTTTGGGTTTCGTAGATCTTGCCGACCCGAATTTGCATCCCACTGTCCCGGGTACTGAGGCGGCGGGCTTCTTCGAGGAAGGCGATCGCCTGGTCAGGATCATTGAGACCAAACCAAGTTACCGCTGCCTTAATTCTCAGTTCCGCATCATTGGGCCGTTGGCGCAGCAAATCAGGAAACAGAACCGCTGCCTCTTGGTTGCGTCCTAACTGTAACAGGCTGGTTAAACTATTTTGCAGCGCCATGGTGTTGTTACTGTCCTTGGCCAAAACCTTACGGTAGGCTACCAGGGCCTGTTCATAGTCTCCGACCCGAAATTGGACAGTCGCTAAACCTAGGCTATAGGCGAGGTTATCCGGTTGCAATTGGGTGGCCCGCTGGTAGGCATTGATCGCACTGCGGTCATCGCCGCTTTGGGCTAGATTGAAACCGAGGCCATTAAAAAACTCCGCATTATCGTCTTCTAATTCCGCTGCCTGGCGATAGGCCGTCACCGCCTCTGCATAATTGCCCAGTTGGGAGAGGGCATAGCCGAGGGCACCATGGATCCGGGCGTTGTTCGCTTCTAGGGTGAGGGCCTGGCGGTACTGCTGGACTGCTTGGGCAAAATTCCTGTTTTTGAGCTGTTCATTTCCCTGTTCGAGGAAGGCATTGAGTTGGGGGTTAGCCCAAGTGACTGAAGGGGACAAGACGCCGAGGGCGATCGCCACACCGCAACCCACTAACCAACGAGAGAAACGAATACCCATAGTGAACGTAACGTTTTTTTTCAAAATGACGCATCCGATTCTAGCACGCCGCTAAATTATGCTGTTGTTTGCTGCTTGTTTCCCGGATTCCCAAGAAAAAAGAGGCTTTTATTTGCCCCTTGTCTCAAGCGATTGTTTGGATCATCAATATTTGCCGCAACAGAAATGACTATTCCTCTTCGGTGGTGTGGTGCTCATCCCCAAAACCCATCGAACTCATATCGAGATTTTCCCGGACTTTTTGGGTGACAATGGCGGCAACATCGGGATTTTCTTCTAAATACTTCACCGCATTGTCCCGACCCTGGGCAATATTATCTCCTTCGTAGCTGTACCAAGCGCCTTTTCGGGTAATGACGCCTGTTTGTTCTGCGAGGTCTAACATACAGCCCACACTAGAGATCCCTTTGCCAAAGATAATGTCAAATTCGGCAATACGGAACGGTGGCGCAACCTTATTTTTGGCAACCTTGACCTTCGAGCGAATCCCAAATTCCCCTTCTCCTCCTTTCTTGAGGGTTTGAATGCGTCGGATATCGAGGCGCACGGAAGCATAGAATTTGAGGGCGGTTCCCCCGGTGGTCACCTCTGGATTGCCATAACTAATACCAATTTTTTGGCGCAATTGATTGAGAAAAATCACCGTACAACCCGAACGCCCCATATTCCCAGCAATTTTGCGGAGGGCTTTACTCATGAGACGAGCCTGGAGACCCACCTGCACATCGCCCATTTCCCCTTCAATCTCTGCCCTGGGCACCAGAGCCGCCACCGAGTCAATCACAATCAGATCCACAGCTGCCGAACGGACTAATTGATCGGCAATTTCTAGGGCAGATTCACCGTTATCGGGTTGGGCCACCAGCAAATTTTCGATGTCGACCCCCAGGGCCGCCGAATAGGTGGGATCAAGGGCATGTTCTGCATCAATAAAGGCAGCCACACCCCCTGCTTTTTGGACTTCGGCGATCGCATGGAGAGCGACCGTGGTTTTCCCAGAACTTTCCGGGCCATAGATTTCAACGATTCTCCCGCGTGGGAAGCCACCCCCCATTGCCTGATCTAGGGTCAATGCTCCACTGGGGATGGTTTCGACCTTCATCTGGGCGGCATCCCCCAACCGCATAATCGCCCCTTTACCAAAGTTGCGCTCGATTTGGTTGAGCACTAGGTTTAGGGCCTTTTCTTTGTCGGGATTATTGGTGATGGCTGACATGGTTACCTCGATCAACGTGGCGTAATGGGTAAAAGGTGATTGGTTTTCTGAGTTCAATCGTACTTATGGTATCGTAATTTCTCCGGAAAGCTGCCAAAGGATTTTTACAAGCCGACGAAAGGCAGATCCAGGCGATATTTCAGCGGCAAACAACCCCCACGAGAATGATTATTTTGGTTGCTGAAAGTGGTAGATCGTCTGGGTTTTGACGGGGGCCGCTTGGATAAAGGTGGGGAGCTGGGGCCAGGCCAAAAATTCACGGTCGAGTTGAATTTGTAACCCAGTCATCGGGTCGTCTCCTGTGGCAATCATAAACTCTAATTCCGTGAGATCCTCCCATTGGGCAATGTCGCTGAGGAGGGTGGCGATCGCCTGGAGGTAGGGGTGTTGCGTATCGGTGTACCAATCTGTACGGGCCAATTTAGCCTGGTCGAAGCCTAGGTGAACGATGAGCGGCGCATTGGAAAAGACTGCACTAGCAACCGGACGGGCTTCCTCCCGCACCAATAAATGTTGTGCTTGGGTCAGGTGGCGGAGCCGTTCTAAATGCTCATAGCGCTGGGTGACATTGTCTTTCCCTTGCCACCGGAGAGCGATGGTGGCGAGGTGGGTCTGCAGGAGCATATGCCCCAACTTCTGGGCCTTGGTATTGAGATAACGGGTATTAAAATCATTGCTCTCAATCAGAAGCGGCACTCGATCAACTACCTCTAAGCCATAGCCCTTCAAGCCTGCAATTTTACGGGGATTGTTCGTAATCAGACGAATTGCATGGACGCCAAGGTCATTGAGCATTTGTGCCCCCATGCCGTAGTCCCGCAGATCCGCCGGGAAACCGAGCCGTTCATTGGCCTCCACCGTATCCAAACCCATATCCTGCAAGGAATAGGCCTTGAGTTTATTAATTAAGCCAATGCCGCGTCCTTCCTGACGCAGATAGACCACTACACCTTGGCCAGCATTTTCGATCATCTTCAGGGCGGCAATGAGTTGCATTCGACAATCGCAGCGCAGGGAACCGAGGGCATCCCCCGTCAAACATTCTGAATGGACGCGCACCATCACAGGCTGATCGGCAAAATCCTTGGGATCACCCTTCACAATGGCTACATGTTCTGTGCCATCCATGGTGTTACGGTAGGCATAAATTTCAAATTGACCAAACTCCGTGGGGAGTTTCGTGACAGTCTCACGGTAAACAAAGCGGTCATTTTCGAGGCGATAGGAAATCAAGTCGGCAATGCTAATAATTTTGAGGTTAAATTTCCGGGCATATTCGATGAGCTCCGGTAGCCGCGCCATGGAACCATCGTTATTTTGGATTTCGCAAATGACCCCTGCTGGATATAAACCCGCTAAACGGGACAGATCCACTGCAGCTTCGGTGTGGCCTGCACGCTTGAGGACGCCACCGCTCCGGGCCCGGAGGGGAAAAATATGACCGGGGCGATTGAGGTCTTCTGGGCGCGCGGTGGGATCAATGGCCACTTGAATCGTGCGGGAACGGTCTTCGGCAGAAATCCCCGTAGTAACCCCCAGGCGGGGATGGGCGTCGATGCTGATCGTAAAGGCGGTTTGGTTGCTGTCGGTATTTTTATGAACCATCAAGGGCAGATCTAAGGCATCGAGGCGATCGCCTGTCATGGCCAAACAAATTAGTCCCCGTGCTTCCACGGCCATGAAGTTAATCATGTCAGGGGTTGCATGCTGAGCCGCACAAATGATGTCCCCCTCATTTTCACGATTTTCATCGTCTACGACAACGATGGCCCGTCCGGCTTTGATGTCACCCAATGCCGCTTCAATCGAATCAAACTGCCAAGCTGTATCCACGTATTTTCCGGTCTGCTAGATGTAATGTTTCTTTAATATTTAGTAATATTTAGTCTCCATTGTAACGTTTTGCCGGGGGCGGTGCGGCCTAGATAATCACCTGAGGATCCTGGTGCGTGGGCTGTTTGAGCACGGGTTTTTGCTGGAGGAGTACCGAGAAAGTGACCGTCGATCCGAGGCCTTCTCCCATACTGTAGAAAGAAATTTTACCGCCACAGGCCTCGACCAGTTTCTTGGAAATGGCGAGCCCCAACCCCGTACCACCATATTTGCGGGTATGGCCACCCCGGACTTGGGAAAAGTTTTGGAAGAGCTTAGATTGCATATCCAGGGCCACGCCAATCCCCGTATCGATCACACTAATTTTGACCATGCCTGGAAATTGTTGATCGTTGTGGCTAACGGGTTTAAAAACCAATTCAACATTAATGGTGATGCCGCCGGTATTGGTGAATTTAATCGCGTTGCCCACGAGGTTTAGGAGCACCTGAAAAATGCGCTGGTAGTCGGCATAGAGGATGATGTCGTCATGGCTTTCGGGCACCGACATTTCCCAAGTGAGATTTTTGCGCTGTAACTGGGGCCGGGCAAAGTTATTGAGGTTATCGAGCAGTTTCCCCAGGCTAATGGGCTGGAGATCGAGGTCGAGTTTGCCCGATTCGATTTTGGCAATGTCGAGGATATCGTTGATCAGATTGAGGAGATGGAGGGCACTTTCGTGGGCGGCGGCAATGAAATCTAATTCTTCGGCGCGGTTGTCAGCCATTTCATCAAGAACGAGGGTCAGAAAACCAATAATGCCGTTGAGGGGGGTGCGCAGTTCGTGGGTGGTATTGGTGAGGAAGTCATTTTTCAGGCGGGCGGCTTCGGTGGCGGTTTGGTGGAGTTGTTCGAGTTCTTGGTAGAGGGTGGCATGGGCGATCGCTGTTCCCAATTGTTCGGCGAGCTCCTGGGCAAATTCCTGTTCGACTTCCTGCCAAATCCTGGGGCGATCGCACTGTTGCAGACAGATAAAACCGTTGACGCTGCCCTGGTAGAGGGTGGGTAGGACAAGCACCCCTTGACTATCAGCAAGGTCGGGGCAAAGCGTTGTTAGGGATTGGGGGGCTTTGGTTTGGTAAATTTCTTCGAGGACTGGGCTTTCGGGCGATCGCCAACTCGTTCCCAAGCAAGAAGGAACTGATCCTTGGCGGTATTCTGCCTCGATCTGAAATCGACTTTGGGTTTCATCGGCGGTGACCAGTAGACAACGACTGACCTGCAAAGTTGTGCCAAGGCCATTCATTGCCTCTTGACGAATCACTGTCAGGTCAAAGGTATTGCGAATTTTGCGGGCAATGTGACTCAGGACCTTTTGGTAAGACAGAGGAGATAGGGGACTGGGGGAAACGGCCTGGGGAAAACCCACCACCAACAGTTGATTAACCCCGATGGAATTTACCAAAAGCCTGACGGGAAGGGACTGATCGGCCCATTGAAAAACACCATTTAAAGTTTCGGGTGTGCCCCCCTGGCAGACCCGTTGACAGACCGTGCTGTAGGCAGTGGGGTCTACATTAAGCCATTGCTGAAAAATGTTTGTGCCCACCATTACTTGGGGCCGACAACCAAAAGTTTCAGCCCGCTGCCAAAAAAAAGCTTTACAAACCCCCATTGTGTCCTGTAGGCAGATAATTTCTGCGTTGAGGGCTTGCCAGTAGGCAAAGTGCTGCCGTTGATCTGCTGGTAGTTGAGGCGGAAAACAACCCATGGAGGCACTGAGTAAATATTGTCGAGATTAAGTCCAGAGATTTGAGGGATCACCCAGGTGATCTCAAAGGGAGCCGCTGCGCGGTGCGCCTTTGGGGAAATCACACCTATTGGGGATTGTATCGGACTTTACCCTAATGGCCGACAAATACCCATTTTGATCAACAATTTGGGAGTTAAAGGCCAGCTTAACAATAATATACTCACCTTTTTAATCGTTCCATTCCCCCTTAGGTGGAACTGGGGGGTTACGCCGAAAACGTCGGGTTAATTCATCGTCGCGGACGCGCTCGCCCCGGAGCCACTGCTTAACGGCGGTTTCGATCACTTTGCTGGGGTCGTTAGTGAGGTGCTTAATTTGGTCGAGGACTTCTGGATCAATGTGAATCGAAATCTGGGTTTTTTCGGGCTGTTGTTGGGGGTTAGTGGGGAGATTTTCCATAGAAATGGCGGCCATTGGGGTGAGTTACATTCTATCAAAAGGCGTTTACGTCTCTGCATCAAGGGGTCTGGGGAATTTCCCCAATTGAAGTTGTTATTCTTTGTGCCATGCCAAAGCTTGCTAACGGGATGCTAAAGACTCAAAGCATGGTCTGTGGGGGCGATCGCCTTTGGTCGAGACCATGATGACGGGTTCATTTAGAGCGCCAAGATTGTGACGGTTTCTTGATGGGGCTGCCATTTTGTTGCACAAAAACAAGTAACCCCTCTCGTCTGGGGGACATAGAGGGGCATCTAAACTTATTGAGTTATTAAGTAATAACTGGACTGCCGGAGAGGTTTAACTTCCCCCTGGAACAGTCGTTAGATTGTTTAGGCGATCGCCGCAGCCATGGAGGGCACCAAAATTTCTTTGGGGAAACCGCGATCAAATTCGGTCATTTTACATTCCGTTGCCTGTAGCGCCTGCTGGAGGAATTTCATGGCTTCAACGGGCTTGCCGCGACCACAAAAGAAAAGATCAGCCGCAAAGTACCCATATTCGGGCCAGGTATGAATGGCAATGTGGGACTCAGCAAGGGTTGCGGTGGCTGTTACACCGTGGGGACTGAATTGATGGACACAAAGATCAATTAGAGTCGCTTCTCCGGCGGCGATCGCTTCGATCATGGCCCGACGGATACCTTCGGGATCATTGAGGAGGTTCGCAGGGGAACCCCAACCATCCACCACAAGGTGAGTACCCAATTTTTTCATTCTTTTTATCCTTACACTCCGAGTAAAGGGGATAAACTTTGCGTACATATCACAAAGAAGATCCCAGTTTCAATGATTTTCTGAAGAAAATAAATCCGTATTTTTACCTAAATTTGGATCAGAGAAATTTTCGCACCGCCCCCAAGGGACAATCAGCAACTTGTTATACTGTGCTGATAAAAACCGTTCACGCCAAAACAAACTACTGATGCAGCCCACCGATTCCAGCAAATTCACCGAACAAGCTTGGGATGCGATCGTCAAGTCACAGGAGATCGCCCGTCGCTACAGACACCAAAATCTTGAGGTGGAACATCTACTCTTGTCATTGCTAGAGCAGGAGCAGGAACAGGGATTGGCCCAGACGATTTTGACCCAGACGGGGGTCGATGGAGTCAGGCTCCAGCAGCAGTTAGAACGGTTTGCCCAGCAGCAGCCCAAATTAATGCGGGGTGACCAGCTCTATCTCGGTCAAGGTTTAGACGTAATGTTAGACCGGGCTGAAGCCTGTCGCAACAGTTGGCAGGATGATTTTATTTCTGTCGAGCATTTGCTAGTGGGCTTTGCGGAGGATGAGCGCATCGGGCGGCGATCGCTGAAAAGTTTCAACCTCGACCCCCAGGATCTCGAACTCAAGATCAAAGCCCTCAAGGGCACCCAAAAGGTCACCGCCCAGAACCAAGAAGAGGGTGGTAGTTCTTACGGGGGCAGTCCCCTGAGTAAGTATGGGCGCGATCTCACGGAACAAGCGAAAGATGGCAAACTCGATCCAGTAATTGGGCGGGATGATGAAATTCGGCGAGTGATCCAGGTGCTTTCTCGGCGCTCGAAAAATAATCCGGTTTTAATTGGGGAACCAGGGGTCGGCAAAACGGCGATCGCCGAAGGTTTAGCCCAAAGAATTGTTAACGGGGATGTGCCCGAATCCCTCAAAAATCGTCAGTTGATGTCCCTTGATATGGGATCCCTAATTGCTGGAGCCAAATATCGGGGCGAATTTGAAGCCCGTCTTCGTTCCGTGCTCAAAGAAGTCACCCAATCCGACGGACAAATTATTCTCTTTATCGATGAAGTCCATACCGTCGTCGGTGCAGGGGCAGGTAGCGGCACGATGGATGCCGGCAATTTACTCAAACCCATGTTGGCACGGGGCGAATTACGCTGTATCGGAGCAACCACCCTCGACGAATTTCGCAAACATATCGAAAAAGATCCCGCCCTTGAGCGACGTTTCCAGCAGGTACTCGTCCAACAGCCCACCGTCGAAGATACCGTTTCCATTCTGCGGGGCTTAAAAGAACGCTACGAACTCCACCACGGCGTAAACATTACCGACTCTGCCCTCGTTGCTGCTGCGACCCTTTCTAACCGCTACATCACCGACCGTTTTCTTCCCGATAAGGCGATCGATCTCGTCGACGAAGCCGCCGCCAAATTAAAAATGGAGATCACCTCCAAACCCGTCGAACTCGAAGCCATTGATCGCCGTCTGATGCAACTCCAGATGGAGCAACTCTCCCTCAAAGGCGAAGAACAACTCGGCACCACTTCCCCCGCCTATCTCGCCTCCAAGGAACGTTTAGATCGAATTGATGAAGAAATCAAAAGCCTAGAAGTTCAACAAAAGGATCTGTCTTCCCAATGGCTCGCCGAGAAAAATTTAATCGAAGAAATTAACGCCCTCAAGGAAGAAGAAGAACAACTGCGCCTCCAAGTCGAACAGGCAGAACGCGCCTACGATCTCAACAAAGCGGCTCAATTGAAATATGGTCGCCTAGAAGGGTTACAGGCAGAACTCAG
Coding sequences within:
- a CDS encoding ATP-binding protein, which translates into the protein MGCFPPQLPADQRQHFAYWQALNAEIICLQDTMGVCKAFFWQRAETFGCRPQVMVGTNIFQQWLNVDPTAYSTVCQRVCQGGTPETLNGVFQWADQSLPVRLLVNSIGVNQLLVVGFPQAVSPSPLSPLSYQKVLSHIARKIRNTFDLTVIRQEAMNGLGTTLQVSRCLLVTADETQSRFQIEAEYRQGSVPSCLGTSWRSPESPVLEEIYQTKAPQSLTTLCPDLADSQGVLVLPTLYQGSVNGFICLQQCDRPRIWQEVEQEFAQELAEQLGTAIAHATLYQELEQLHQTATEAARLKNDFLTNTTHELRTPLNGIIGFLTLVLDEMADNRAEELDFIAAAHESALHLLNLINDILDIAKIESGKLDLDLQPISLGKLLDNLNNFARPQLQRKNLTWEMSVPESHDDIILYADYQRIFQVLLNLVGNAIKFTNTGGITINVELVFKPVSHNDQQFPGMVKISVIDTGIGVALDMQSKLFQNFSQVRGGHTRKYGGTGLGLAISKKLVEACGGKISFYSMGEGLGSTVTFSVLLQQKPVLKQPTHQDPQVII
- the speD gene encoding adenosylmethionine decarboxylase is translated as MKKLGTHLVVDGWGSPANLLNDPEGIRRAMIEAIAAGEATLIDLCVHQFSPHGVTATATLAESHIAIHTWPEYGYFAADLFFCGRGKPVEAMKFLQQALQATECKMTEFDRGFPKEILVPSMAAAIA
- the ribBA gene encoding bifunctional 3,4-dihydroxy-2-butanone-4-phosphate synthase/GTP cyclohydrolase II, with protein sequence MDTAWQFDSIEAALGDIKAGRAIVVVDDENRENEGDIICAAQHATPDMINFMAVEARGLICLAMTGDRLDALDLPLMVHKNTDSNQTAFTISIDAHPRLGVTTGISAEDRSRTIQVAIDPTARPEDLNRPGHIFPLRARSGGVLKRAGHTEAAVDLSRLAGLYPAGVICEIQNNDGSMARLPELIEYARKFNLKIISIADLISYRLENDRFVYRETVTKLPTEFGQFEIYAYRNTMDGTEHVAIVKGDPKDFADQPVMVRVHSECLTGDALGSLRCDCRMQLIAALKMIENAGQGVVVYLRQEGRGIGLINKLKAYSLQDMGLDTVEANERLGFPADLRDYGMGAQMLNDLGVHAIRLITNNPRKIAGLKGYGLEVVDRVPLLIESNDFNTRYLNTKAQKLGHMLLQTHLATIALRWQGKDNVTQRYEHLERLRHLTQAQHLLVREEARPVASAVFSNAPLIVHLGFDQAKLARTDWYTDTQHPYLQAIATLLSDIAQWEDLTELEFMIATGDDPMTGLQIQLDREFLAWPQLPTFIQAAPVKTQTIYHFQQPK
- the clpB gene encoding ATP-dependent chaperone ClpB; the protein is MQPTDSSKFTEQAWDAIVKSQEIARRYRHQNLEVEHLLLSLLEQEQEQGLAQTILTQTGVDGVRLQQQLERFAQQQPKLMRGDQLYLGQGLDVMLDRAEACRNSWQDDFISVEHLLVGFAEDERIGRRSLKSFNLDPQDLELKIKALKGTQKVTAQNQEEGGSSYGGSPLSKYGRDLTEQAKDGKLDPVIGRDDEIRRVIQVLSRRSKNNPVLIGEPGVGKTAIAEGLAQRIVNGDVPESLKNRQLMSLDMGSLIAGAKYRGEFEARLRSVLKEVTQSDGQIILFIDEVHTVVGAGAGSGTMDAGNLLKPMLARGELRCIGATTLDEFRKHIEKDPALERRFQQVLVQQPTVEDTVSILRGLKERYELHHGVNITDSALVAAATLSNRYITDRFLPDKAIDLVDEAAAKLKMEITSKPVELEAIDRRLMQLQMEQLSLKGEEQLGTTSPAYLASKERLDRIDEEIKSLEVQQKDLSSQWLAEKNLIEEINALKEEEEQLRLQVEQAERAYDLNKAAQLKYGRLEGLQAELSQKEAKLLEIQAAGDAMLREQVTEADIAEIVARWTGIPVNRLMESERQKLLQLEGHLHERVIGQQEAVEAVSAAIRRARAGMKDPSRPIGSFMFMGPTGVGKTELARALAAFLFDSEEAMVRIDMSEYMEKHAVSRLIGAPPGYVGYEEGGQLSEAVRRRPYSVVLLDEVEKAHKDVFNILLQVLDDGRITDSQGRVVDFRNTIIVMTSNIGSEFILSLSGDDANYDKMRDKVTGSLRKNFRPEFLNRIDELIIFHTLKRDELREIVKLQIHRIEKLLADQKITLSLTDAALDHVVEAGYDPTFGARPLKRAIQRELENPIANRILETDFMEGDRILVDCVEGALVFDRQRPEREVPEAIPEEAIAAELEEQSPEPEEASITTEAEILPVVAPDEIVVAETEPDESDDDWGEDETTTTVPFDAEQPDDQWFGADEPEQTTNSVEYPTRETNPPAYVGADSDSEENWLDSI